The proteins below are encoded in one region of Neofelis nebulosa isolate mNeoNeb1 chromosome 17, mNeoNeb1.pri, whole genome shotgun sequence:
- the LOC131499286 gene encoding chymotrypsinogen B, which produces MAFLWLLSCFALVGAAFGQCGVPAIEPVLNGLSRIVNGEDAVPGSWPWQVSLQDKTGFHFCGGSLISEDWVVTAAHCGVRTSHVVVAGEFDQHANEENIQVLKIAKVFKNPKFNMLTVRNDITLLKLATPARFSETVSPVCLPAATDEFPPGLLCATTGWGKTKHNANKTPDKLQQAALPLLSNADCKKFWGSKITDVMICAGASGVSSCMGDSGGPLVCQKDGAWTLVGIVSWGSGTCSTSVPAVYARVTELIPWVQEILAAN; this is translated from the exons ATGGcctttctctggcttctctccTGCTTCGCCCTTGTGGGGGCTGCCTTCGGTC AATGTGGGGTCCCCGCCATCGAACCCGTGCTGAATGGCCTGTCCAGGATCGTCAATGGCGAGGACGCTGTCCCGGGCTCCTGGCCCTGGCAGGTGTCCCTGCAG GATAAAACTGGCTTCCACTTCTGCGGGGGCTCCCTCATCAGCGAGGACTGGGTGGTCACTGCTGCCCACTGTGGTGTCAG GACATCCCACGTGGTCGTGGCTGGGGAGTTTGACCAGCACGCAAATGAGGAGAACATCCAGGTCCTGAAGATCGCCAAG GTTTTCAAGAACCCCAAGTTCAACATGCTGACCGTCCGTAACGACATCACCCTGCTGAAGCTGGCCACGCCTGCCCGCTTCTCTGAGACCGTGTCCCCTGTGTGCCTGCCCGCGGCTACGGATGAGTTCCCCCCTGGTTTGCTGTGCGCTACCACGGGCTGGGGGAAGACCAAGCACAATG CCAACAAGACCCCCGACAAGCTGCAGCAggcggccctgcccctcctgtccaACGCCGACTGCAAGAAGTTCTGGGGCAGCAAGATCACGGACGTGATGATCTGCGCCGGGGCCAGCGGCGTCTCGTCCTGCATG GGCGACTCTGGCGGCCCCCTGGTCTGCCAGAAGGacggagcctggaccctggtgGGCATCGTGTCCTGGGGCAGCGGCACCTGCTCCACCTCCGTCCCCGCCGTGTACGCCCGCGTCACTGAGCTCATTCCTTGGGTTCAGGAAATTCTTGCCGCCAACTGA